From the genome of Rana temporaria chromosome 8, aRanTem1.1, whole genome shotgun sequence:
AATTGGGTTGGACCTATTCTAGAGAGCAGGGTTAGAGCTACATCAGGTGTGGACCTATTCTAGAGGGCAGGGTTGGAGCTTCATCAGGAGTGGACCTATTCTAGAGGGCAGGGTTAGAACTTAATCAGGGGTGGGCCTATTCTAGAGGGCAAGGTTGGAGCTACATCAGGGTTGAATCTATTCTAGAGGGCAGGGATGGATCTACATATGGGGTGGACCTATTCTACAGGGCAGGGTTATAACATAATTAGGGGTATGCCTATTCTAGAGGACGGGGTTAGAAATTCATTGGGCTGGACCTATTCTAGAGGGCAGGGTTGGAACGTAATCAGGTGCAAACCTGTTCTAGAGGGCAGGGTTAGGACTTCATTAGGGGTTGATCTATTCTAGATGGTAGGTTTGGAGCTACATCAGGGGTGGACCTATTCTAGAGGACAGGGTTATAACTACATCAGGAGTGGACCTATTCTAGAGGGCAGGGTTGGAGCTACATCAGGTGATGGACCTACTGTAGAGAGCAGGGTTGGAGCTACATCAAGGGTGGACCTATTCTACAGGGCAGGGTTAGAACTACATCTGAGGTGGACCTATTCTAAAGGGTAGGGTAAGAACTACATTAGGGGTTGACCTATTCTAGAGAGCAGGGTTGAAGCTATATCAGAGGTGGACCCATTTTAGAGAACCGGGTTGGAGCTACATCAAGGGTGGACCTATTCTACAGGGCAGGGTTAGAACTACATCAGGGGTGGACCTATTCTAGAGGGCAGGGTTAGAACTACATCAGGGGTGGACCTATTCTAGAGGGCAGGGTTAGAACTACATCAGGGGTGGACATATTCTAAAGGGCAGGGTTAGAACTACATCAGGGGTGGACTTATTCTAGAGAGCAGGGTTGAAGCTATATCGGAGGTGGACCCATTTCAGAGGGCAGGGTTATAACTACATCAGGGGTGGACCTTTTCTAGAGAGCAGAGTTGGAACTTTTGAGGTCATGGTATTTTGAGAAATAATAACTGGTGACCAGATTTACTAAGGTGTTTCTGTGTTTTGAAATCGATGCTTGCGTTACTTGGCTCTTTCGAGGCTCCTAAATGCTCCTATATTGTACTAACTGCTTATTGAATCCGATAAATTGAAGTTAAGATCCAAAGACAAGGAGTAGAATGCCAAGCCATGACAATAATATACAGGTAGAAAACAAAAGCTGGTCAGTGCCTTCAAATGcagataataaaaatgtaaaatcaacTTAGGAATACCCGTACTACAAAACCAATTACACAGTATTATCACCATGAGCATTACTCATTTGTATTTGTTATCTGACTGTCATGGCATATACATAGGGCCATAATTAAAGGTTAACTAACCATAAATTTGTGAGTGCGTAACCGGCTACCCTGGGCCCCTTCATTCCACACGTTCTTGGATAAAGGACAAAGCTCCCTTGTTATGGATACAGTGGTTATGGGTTGGTATTGTGCTACAACGTGTCTGGTAGTAAAGATGGTTGGGGACGTGCATTCTGCCTTGGACATATCTGAACGTTAAACTTTAATCCTTATTGATTTAACACAGTGGTTGAAGATTCCTCTATTTGTATTAATTTTGTGGTGTTACAATCTTTTCCTTGTTATAATAAGAATCAAACTGACTTTCCTTCGTGTTAAAATATCACATACATCTTATTCCCAGCGAACGGGCAAAATTTCATGGGAGGACCCCAACAGGACAACGTTGTGCCAAGCTGTCCAGTGGTAAGCGTAATGCTGCCAAGCGTCCATCCGGATTTCCATAGTGAGGATTCTTCTATCAGTGAGTCACATATTGCTCCCTCAAGTTTCTACGAAGGACTTCATGGGTCGGAGAGGTCATTTGATCCTTGCAACCTTGAGGAGTCTGCTCCTAGTACATCCAATGCAGGCTTTCAAAGTGTGGATTGGTCACCAGATCTTTCTAACCCCGATGGACCTTTTTCCGGTCAATTATACACCGGGATCCATGATTCAGAACTTACGGATGAAAAAGACTTTCCTTGTTCCGAGTGTGGGAGACATTTTACCAGCCAAACTGACCTTTTGAGACACTATAGATCTCACATGGTGGAGAAGCCGTTTTTTTGCATCAAATGCGGTAAACACTTCTCCCGTCAATCCCACCTTAAGGAGCACAAGAAGGTTCATTCGGACGAGCGCCCCTTTCCATGCCCCGACTGCGGCAAACGTTTTCTACGCCGGTCGGGTCTTGCCGAACATCGGAACCTGCTGCACACGTTTCTCGCGGACAGTAAGCTGTTACTTTGCGTTGACTGCGGGCAATGTTTTCCGCATCAGTCAGAACTCAATCATCATCAGTTAATTCACAAGCAACAGAAATCAAAGGACTTGGCTGTTTCCAACCGCCAGACAGATGACTTGGCCAAGAAGCCGTTTCAGTGTCTCGAATGTGGAAAATTTTTTGTCAGTAAAGATTACATCATTAAACATCAGAGGCACCATGCGGGCGAAGGCCTTCCTTGTCCGGAATGTGGGAAACGCTTTTTGCGCCAGTCTCACCTTAGTGCACACGTCCTaattcacactggggagaagccatTCCTCTGCCCTGATTGCGGCAAGTGTTTTAACCAGAAATCCTCCCTGACTAAGCACCGCCAGACTCACAAAGGTCAAACCTTTACCTGCCCGCACTGCGGAAAATACTTCCCACAAAGAATGGACCTCAGGAACCACCTAAAGGTTCATACAGGCTTGAAGACGTTTGCATGCTCGGAGTGCGAGAAGTGCTTTCTAAAGAAGTCACACCTGACCGAACACCAAAgggttcacacgggtgagcggcCCTTCTCTTGTCCGGACTGCGGGAAGAGCTTCAACCAGAAGtctgccatgactaagcactgtaaGATTCACAAACGCGCAAGCTTTACCTGCCCGCAGTGTGAGAGAAGTTTTGTGACGAAATCAGAACTGAAGAACCACCTGAAGGTTCATGAAGGCTTGGAGACGTACACGTGTTTGGAGTGCGAGAAGTGCTTTCTCAAGGAGTCAGAGCTGATTGAACACCGGAGGGTTCACGCAGCCGAGCGGCCTTTCTTGTGCTCAGATTGCGGAAAGTCTTTCTCCGAGATGACCTTCCTTATTGACCATGCCAGAGTCCACTTGGAAGAGAAGCCATACTCCTGTGAGTGCGGGGAACACTTTGCTACAGAAGCATATGTAGAGGCTCATCAGAACCTTCATAAGGAGGAAGCAAGTTTTCCTGTAAGATAAAGCGATTTTCCTCTGCTAGCCAATTAgaatccaataaaataaaataaaaaactctttCAGGAGTAAGGCCTTCCACTAACCTCAATGGTGGACCAGTTCTGTTGAGTTTCTAAAGCTTTCTAGCCAGGTATagaaggctgtgaatacttcaaAAGGTCTACCGGTTGGCCAGAGCCTTCCTGAAAATGGGATACTGGATGTTGGTATTATTTCTCCATTAAAAAAGTGTTTCAGTTTAtccaggcaaaactttttttatttttatggatagACTGAAGAACAGTTAAAGCTTCTGTCaggcctaatgccgtgtacacacgatcaaaaatttccgacaagaaaaaccttttgttttgttttttcgacggaatgttggctcaaacttgtgttgcatacacacggtcacacaaatcttgtcggaaattctgaccgtcaagaatgcagtgacgtacaagacgtacgacgagccgagatcaatgaagttcagtaggcagtttggctcttctacttgattctgagcatgcgtgtttattttttgtgcatacagacgatcggaatttccgataggaactttttcctttggaaaaatagagaacctgctctcaatcttttgttggcggaaattcccacagcaaaagaccgatggggcctacacacggtcggagtttccgaccaaaagctcacattggacttttcttgtccgaatttctgatcgtgtgtacgaggcattagagctcCTTGTTTTGTCTTGTCCTATCCATCACACCTACACagcaaaaatcccaataaaggtAACCCTCCCTATactacaaatgtattttttatcgCTACCTGTATCGCCATTGGTGAGATTCGACCTTCACAGAAGTTTGAGAGACATGCAATAAGACGTTGCCCAAGTTTTGACTGGAGTTGGGATTTAGTAATGGTGCAGTAATATTAGTATAGAACAGGTCTCAATAAAACCAGGTATGTCAGGCAATCCCTGCTTGTCGGTGGGCAGTGGAGCCAGAAGGACGCCTTGGCAAGGACAATAGGAGGACAGGCGTTGGCCCTTTCTTGAACTCAGCCATTACCACATCCATGTGACTTGCCAACTGTGTTGCTTCTACCCTCTTTTATCCATGGAGAATGACTGAAGCCCACATACATCTTTCCTTTATGCTGAGTGACACTCCGGCACCAGCTTTATGTGGAGGCCCTGAAGTTCACCCTGCCACCATGACAACTGCGGGTTTGGCATTCCGGTCCATTGTAAACTtctgtttattgaattttaaagGGTGTACAAAAATTTGCAGCATACAAACTTCCCATCAGGACAATATACCATAAATATACAGCTGAGGGAGTGAGTTCATACAGTAATTAGTCAgaaacagtggggcagattcacgtacaattgcatgggcgcagcgtatgtgagatacactACCCCGCTGTAACgtacttttcaaagctttgaatccagaaagaatttgcgccgtaagttacggcggtgtagtgtatctctcgcggcgtaacggcgtgtAATACAAATttgcgagtaggggggcgtgtttcatttaaatgatgcgcgtccccgcgctgaacgaattgcgcatgcgccgtccctaaatttcccgccgtgcattgcgctaaatgacgtcgcaaggacgtcattgttttgacgtggacgtaaattacgtccagccccattcacgaacgacttacgcaaacaaaaacaaaatattttcaaattcaacgcgggaacgacggccatacttaacattgcgtacgccaccgaatagcagctttaactatacggcgaaaaaagccaaacggaaacgacgtagaagaatgcgacggccgctcgtacgttcgtggatcgttggaaattgctaatttgcatactcgacgcggaatacgacgggaacgccgaagaattgcatctacgatccgaaggcgtacgaagacgtacgcctattggatctaacccagatgccgttgtatcttgaggattcaaaacaaagatacgacgcgggaaatttgaaagtacgccggcgtgtcagtagatacgccggcgtactttctttgtggatcttccCCAGTGTCTGTAGAAGACAACCATCAACCCCACACTTTATCAAACTTGGTAAATGCACCTCTACTTGCATAAGTGGCCTTATACAAAGGGACAGCTTTGTTCACCAGTGATTTCCATGCTGCtaaaagccacgtacacacacgatcggatatctgatggaatctaatccgatgggttttttcgtcggataaccgctgaagctgactttcatcagtcttgcctacacgccatcagtcaaaaatccgaccgtgtccaaaacgcggtgacattaacactacgacgtgctgagaaaaattaagttcaatgcttccgagcatgcgtcgacttgattctgagcatgctaggatttttctccgatggacttccacacagacgatcgtttttttctaccgtttttttttttaaccaaaggaaaaatttaaaacattttttttcaccgatggaaaaaagacagatggggcccacacacgatcggtttgtccgatgaaaacagtccattggtctgttttcaacagacaaaccgatcatgtgtacacggctaaAGAGGGTGCTGACGATTTTTTCCAAGATAGTATAATCAACTTCCTGGCATAAAACAACAATAGCGTaaaggcagggccgtttgaaggattttgggggccccaagcaaaatggacaacgACAGGGCGGGGTTGAGAAGCTTGGGGATGTGctactgtcggaaatgacatccgaGTCTTTTCAAGTTCagaagcgggggtgggggggtttcgGCCGCTACCGAAAATTGCTTCTTAGTTCTTCCTCCTCCCtcatcctccttcctcctcccgtgCAGCGAGCGAGTTGCGAGGGAGGGGGGCCCAGcatgccagctcggggccccaggccagctctggggccccaagcaattgcttggtttgcctgtcctgtCGCAACGGCCCTGCGTAAAGGGGGTACGTGACATTCTGGTACATTGGGTCCCAACATGGTGAACAGCCAGTTAATAACCAGATGCCATATTGGAACTGTTAAGGTACATCCTCAGGTAGTAACCTGTATTCAagtgttttattatattattatttatcctCCATGTGATACAATAAGGTTCTTCTCTGTGCCCCTCACGAGGCTCCTGGAACACACAATAAACTGTTTTCAAAGTTACAAGATGTCTCCTCATCTGTGTCAAGTCCATTGGTTAGGTGTGGGGGCAGAAGAAGGTGAATGGCTGTGTTCAGGGTCACGTTTTCGTTGGGCTTGTGTGGCCGATGAGGTTTTGATGCAGGTTTGAAGTTGGATTTGTATTAAGAGTGGGGTTAACGTTAGGGTTGTGTTAGACATTAGGGTGAGGTCAAGGGTTACATTTTTGGGGCTGATTTGAGAATGAGGTCAAGGGTTACGTTTTGGGGTTAGTTTGATGGTGAGGTCAAGGATTACATTTGGGGTTGGGAGTGAGGTCAAAGGTTATGTTTTTGGGGTCAGTTGAAGGGTAAGGTCAAGGGTTATGTTTTTGGGGTCGATTTGAGAGTGAGGTCAATGGTAACATTTTTGGGGTTGGTTTGAGAATGAGGTCAGGGGTTACATTTTTGGGGCTAATTTGATGGTGAGAACAAGGGTTATGTTTTGAAATTAATCTGAGAGTAAGGTCAAGGGTTACATCTTTGGGGTTGATTTgatggcagggatggactggccattgggactacagggagtttcccggtgggccgatggctcagtgggccggcttcagtgacagcagaccgctgcccccctctgctcctttgtctctcccttcccgcagcgctcaccgcctctccctccccacagcgctcacctgggggaacagagaagcagggggaggaccagaggagtaggggggatgacagaggagcatgggggaggggacagacagctggctcaacagctatggcctgggagtttctcacttctgcctaatcttgtcccataatggGGGGacactgaactgattctttgccccgggtgaaataatgtctagcttccccactggtactgcctataagagtaccagtaccagccgttctactgtaataaagtagtggctagtggctagtgaagggggagagggggtgcgggtggccgagggggggggggtgtgggaatTGTcccgccgccatgggagagacctgtcaaagtgggccagtctagatgaagtccagggccaaatattTGTCCCAGACCAGCCCTGTTTGATGGTAAGGTTGAGGGTTAAGTTTTTGGTGTTATTTTCATGGATGATTTGAGAGTGGGAtcataatttacatttttggggttagCTTAATGGTGAGATCAAGGGTTACTTTTTGGGGTTGATTTGAGAGTGAGGTCAatggttatattttttgtggTTAGGTGGAGGGTAAGGTCAACGGTTACATTTTTGGGGCTGAGTTGAGAGTGAGATCAGGGGTTATGTTTTTGGGGTTAATTTTATGGTGAGGTCAAGGGTTATGTTTTGGTGTTGATTTTTAGAGTGAGGTCAAAGGTTATGTTTTGGGGGTTAGTTGAAGGGTAAGGTCAAGGGTTATGTTTTTGGGGTTGATTTGAGAGTGAGGTCAAGGGTTATGTTTTTGGGGTTAGTTGAAGGGTAAGGTCAAGGGTTATGTTTTTGGGGTTGATTTGAGAGTGAGATCAAAGGTTATGGGGGTTAAAGGGTAAGGTCAAGGGTTATGTTTTTTGGGTTAGTTGGAAGGTGGTGTCAAGGGTAACACTTTTGGGGTTGGTTTGAGAATGAGGTCAGGGGTTACATTTTTGGGGTTAATTTGATGGTGAGAACAAGGGTTATGTTTTGTAATTAATCTGAGAGTGGGGTTGATTTGATGGTAAGGTCGAGGGTTATGTTTTTGGTGTTAGTTTGATGGTAAGGTCAAGTGGTAAATTTTGTGGGGTTGATTTGAGAGTGGGGTCATAGGCTATGTTTTTGTGGTTAGCTGGAGGATGAGGTCGTTACGTTTTAGGGGTTGATTTGAGAGTGAGGTCAGAGGTTACATTTTTGAGGTTAGCTTGATGGTGAGATCAAGGGTTACTTTTTGGGGTTGATTTGAGTGTGAGGTCAAGGGTTATATTTTTTGTGGTTAGGTGGAGGGTGAGGTCAACGGTTACATTTTTGGGGCTGAGTTGAGAGTGAGGTCAGGGGTTATGTTTTTGGGGTTAGTTTTATGGTGAGGTCAAGGGTTATGTTTTGGTGTTGATTTTGGTGTTAACCTTAGACCTCACTCTAAAAATTATGTTTTGGGGGTTAGTTGAAGGGTAAGGTCAAGGGTTATGTTTTTGGGGTTGATTTGAGTGTGAGGTCAAGGGTTATATTTGTTGTGGTTAGGTGGAGGGTGAGATCAACGGTTACATTTTTGGGGCTGAGTTGAGAGTGAGGTCAGGGGTTATGTTTTTAGGGTTGATTAAATGGCGAGGTCAAGGATTACATTTTGGAGTTCATTTGAGAGTGAGGTCAAGGGTAACATTTTTTGGGGTTAGTTTGATGGTGAGATCAAGGGTTACGCTTTTGGTGTTGATTTTTAGGTCAAGGGTTGCGTTTTTGGAGCTAGTTTGGGGGTTAGGTCAAGGgttatatttttttaaggttGATTTAACAGTGAGGTCGAGGGCTACTGTTTCCAGGCAAGGAGAACAGTCTGTTACCTCATACTACGTTTTTGGTCGCAGCGTGGTCGGTTTTTGCGTaatgctattttattttttggggtttgacAGCTTAAGTGTATAAACTTTGCTGGCTGTAAATTTACTGAGCTGCTGACAGTGTGCTTACACTCCCTCACAGCAAACTCAGTTTACTccgttttgtatttgtttttcacAATGTGTCCATTGCCCTCATCTTTAATGGCGGCTTTATCCACCATGCCCTTACCTAATATGGCTGCCCTCCTATTCTATGCCTCTGGAGATCGCTAGCTTGCAGTCACGGCGGGAAACCACGCCCCCCTAAGGCCAATTTAGCTCCAACTCTGAGGTTGATAGTtgtcggccattttgttgtagtccaCAATTACACACGCCGAACAGTGCCCCGAATTCTTAAATCTCGCACTGCTGCCGCTCCCCAGGAGTTCGTTTATGACCCCTTTTTGAAATTCATTTTACAACGTGAAACGCTCCGTTTCTATGGAAACGTCTGACGCGGCGGCCATGTTGGATCCGGGCAGCGGCGGAATCGGAAGTCGGGCGCTCCAGGGCTTCTTACGGGGTGTCCGGCGGGCGATTACGGGTGGTATTTTTCTTCACCCTGGCGGTCACACAGCTGTGGAAAAGTGAAAGCGTAACGTACGCTGCGCTTTGCTTTATAGGGCGACTTCCGGTGGCGGGGCGGCCATGTTGGATAAGGGCAATACAGCGGAAGTGGTCTGTGGATGGTAGGGAGGGGGGCTGGCTGGCGATGTGGTTTCTGATTGTGGTGctgagaaggaggaggggaggtattGGTGAGTGGGGGTGAGGGAAGAGAAGTAGGGGGATGAAATGGGTGTCATAGGAATATATTGGGGAATATACAGAGAGATAGATGGAATGGAGCCTCTGACTTGCGTCTGTAGGAGATGAAGGACGCGGTGACACCAAGCCGGGGGCCACGGTGACATATTTACCCCCCTGAGCTGCGGAATTCGTACATTTCGTCATGTGGAGCGTAAGAGAGGTGAGGTCACGGTGGCGCCGTGCTTCGGgggttattatttatatatacactgcaTAATAATTGaatactaaggcccggattcacaaagcacttacgccgacgtatctcgagatacgccgcgtaagtgtaactatgcgccgtcgtatgtgtgcgccgtgcccacaatctgagatacgcctaaaaataggcttcctacgaccgacgtaacttgcctacgccgtcgtatcgtgggcgcatatttacgctgggcgcatttgccgctcccatagatatgcaaatgagggagatacgccgattcacaaacgtagttgcgcccggcgcataatatacgcggtttgcgtaattcgtacctccggcgtaaagttattccccatagaggaggcgcaactcatgcaaaggtatggaccagggaacacaagccgtcgtatcttttgtcgtttacgttgtatgtgaatatgactaggcgtaggttacgttcacgtcgtaggcagtaattcgacgtatcttaggcagttgtctcgacgcgattctgagcatgcgcactgggatgcggccacgggacggcgcattcgccgttcattttaagtacttttatggcgcttggcccatcatttgcatggggtcacacctcattagcatggctcacgcccacttccacctacgctggcttacgccgaggaaacccagcgtatctttaacagcgagtgctttgtgaatccagtgcttgcctctgtgcgctgcgcccgCGTagtgtaaaagagatacgctacggcggcataaatatgcgccgatgtatgtgaatccgggcctaaatctaAACATAACCCAGATGTCGATGTTGAACCCCGTTGCCCACCCAGTAGATGGATATGATTCGGCCAGGGCGGGCATTTACTATCAGGTAGCCAATAACTAGAAGAGTTTGGTGGGATTGTTTAGTCTTCAGATGTTACGTAGTAagtgaggttaaaaaaaagacatcaagtcCGACCTATAAGATGGGACCGGCTGAATCCCGGCCTACACTGCCCCGCGGAGCCACTCTTATGTTGATTTGTTAGAAGATGTAAGAGATTCTGGGAATGTTCCTTAACAaggctccttttttattttcactgaGCAGGATTAAATCGTATCCGGGAGGTCCAACAACCGTCCTTGTGTGCCGCATCCACCGATCGGGAGCAGAGACCCAACACGGCTCCTTCACCTCACATCCCGAGAGCAGAGGTGAACGCTGGCCCAAAGCTTCTGATAGACCACGGAAACATGGCGAGCCAGCCggccctcacatcaccgggtaagaggagacctTATTGTAGCAGAGTGAGAAGTGCAGAGGGTCcgcctagatcccccatcatctgataaataCGTAgaaacattggggtggattcaagaagcaattgcgcctgtgtaaccataggttacacagcgcaattgcttacttgccccggcgcaacgagtgctcctgattcaggaacatcgtaacgccgactgcagcctaagatatgcgtggcataaggctcttatgcccgcatatcttaggctgcattcttgcgatggccgctaggtggcgttcccgttgtgctcagcgtatagtatgcaaattgcatactaacgccgattcacaacgttgcgcgagccctgcgtacgcaatttacgtcgtttccgtacggcggtttttgcgtaaggctgcccctggggcaggggcagccaatgttacgtatacccgtcgttcccgcgtcgcgaaatttcaaatttacgtagtttgcgtaagtgaatcgtgaatggcgctggacgccattcacgttcactttgaagcaaacgtccttgcgacgtcatttgccgcaatgcacgtcgggaaagtttcccgacggagcatgcgctctacgctcggcgcgggaatgtgcctaatttaaatgattcccgccccttacgggatcatttaaattgcgccgggcattttgccggcgcgctcacgcaatttacggagcttctgctccgtgaatcgagggcagcgcaaaaaaattgcaggggcacagggcaaaatcgttgccctgcgcctccgtaataaatgcgcaaatctacttgaatccggcccaatgggcACAATTcactaaccacttcagccccggaaggttttaccccgttaatgaccaggccattttttgcgccgTTACTTTAACCCCTATGCGCCGACCATAAGCAGATTTACTTTCATGgcgccgatttaaaaaaaaaaaaatacgacagTATTCATAATCGCCgattttggcgatctgaatacttttaaATGCAAAGGAGGGAATTTGGGGTCTTtttagatccctccataaagagtacctgtcagtgcctattactgtcacaaaggatgattaccgtatttatcggcgtataccgcgcactattttgccctgaaaatcagggcaaaatcgtgggtgcgcgatatacgccgatacccgctttcccgcgccgagttttgaatactgcgccgacatataccgagcgcagtacactcgggtatagtcggccagtctcggcttcttccgcgctcacgtcctggacgtacaggacatgagcgcgacagttgccgagcctgcccgaatgtactgcgctcggtatatgccggcgcagtattc
Proteins encoded in this window:
- the LOC120909450 gene encoding gastrula zinc finger protein XlCGF26.1-like, encoding MYMWSDERCKEEDDPSEVGTANGQNFMGGPQQDNVVPSCPVVSVMLPSVHPDFHSEDSSISESHIAPSSFYEGLHGSERSFDPCNLEESAPSTSNAGFQSVDWSPDLSNPDGPFSGQLYTGIHDSELTDEKDFPCSECGRHFTSQTDLLRHYRSHMVEKPFFCIKCGKHFSRQSHLKEHKKVHSDERPFPCPDCGKRFLRRSGLAEHRNLLHTFLADSKLLLCVDCGQCFPHQSELNHHQLIHKQQKSKDLAVSNRQTDDLAKKPFQCLECGKFFVSKDYIIKHQRHHAGEGLPCPECGKRFLRQSHLSAHVLIHTGEKPFLCPDCGKCFNQKSSLTKHRQTHKGQTFTCPHCGKYFPQRMDLRNHLKVHTGLKTFACSECEKCFLKKSHLTEHQRVHTGERPFSCPDCGKSFNQKSAMTKHCKIHKRASFTCPQCERSFVTKSELKNHLKVHEGLETYTCLECEKCFLKESELIEHRRVHAAERPFLCSDCGKSFSEMTFLIDHARVHLEEKPYSCECGEHFATEAYVEAHQNLHKEEASFPVR